The Anaerobranca gottschalkii DSM 13577 genome includes the window GGAATAGGGCATCCCCGTCTTGTGAGATGGCATTTGCTAAGAGAGCGGAAAAAGGTACTAAACCATTTATATATAGGGTTACAAAGACTATCTGAGGACCACAGCCTGGAATTATTCCAACTGTTACCCCAATTATTATAGATATTATACCCGTTGCAAGTAACCAGTTTTCGATAATAATTTGCCCTGCTAGGTGGTCTCCCCCACCTACTCCAAAAGTTAATAGCTCATAGGCAAGATACCCGAAAAGTACCCACATAATAACAAAAGAGGTTTCTAAGGAATTTTGAATAAATGTTTTTTTTAAAGATTGGATTTTATCTTTTTCTGATTCTAAAGTATCATCCCTTAAAAATCTCTTTCCTTTGATAACAATAAATAGAGATAGGGCTGTTCCTGTAACACCAATGATTAAACCGAGATTTGGGATAAATAATTCATTGATGTCTATTTGCATCATATTTAAAATACCTAGGATTAAACCGAAGCTTATTAGGAACCAAAATCCATAGTTTACAAATTTCGAAGTAATTTTTTCTGTAGTGGTTAAAGGGGGAGTTTCTTCTTTTTTTCCCCTTGCTCCTCTTAAAATCAGCATCATCCGTTCAAATTTTTTTAATACAACAAACAGGAAATAAAAGTATTGTGGAGAATATTAATTGAAAGCAATTTTTTTTGTTGCATTTGGTTTAATTTTAAGTTTGTACTGTTATGAAAGAATGAGATAGGGTAAACCAGTTAATTTAAAAATTTTAATAAAATCTGTAAATCCTTCAATTGTAATATTGGAGGCATCATGGAGTTTGAAATTGACTAGGGGGTGCAAAGAACAAAGGGAAGGGGAGGATTTTATATGGGAATGTGGTGATACACAGTATTATAAGTAAGGCAAAGGCGGTATTATCTTCATAAGTTAAGGAGGCAAATATGAGAATTGAAAAAGATAATATTGTAATCAGAAGTGCTACTGTTGATGATGCTATTCACTTAAATAAGTGGTGGAATGACGGAAAGGTCATGGAACATGCGGGATTTCCCAATGGACTAGGGGAGTCTTTAGAAGATACTATTGAAAATATTAAAAGCAGGAATGACGAATTAAGGCAACTTTGTATTATAGAAATTGATGGTAAGGCTGTAGGTGAATTAAGTTACAGGATTAAAGGAGATACAGCATATCCTGGATGGAAAATATGTGATTTTAATTACCAGAACAAGGGATACGGTCCTAAAATCATTATGATGCTGTTTGAATTTCTTTTTACAGATGAAACCATTAATTCTAAATGTCCAATAGAAAGAATTGCTTGGGATACCATGCTTGAAAACAAAAGGGCTCAGTATGTTTACGAAAATAGAATTGGGGCCCGGAGAGTTGGAATAAGAAAAGACTGTTGGAAGGACCAGACTGGTAAATTGAGAACTGCTGTTGATTATGAAATTAACAAGGAAGACTTCTTTAGTGCCAGGAAATAAAGGTTTGAAAAAAATACATTTTATAATATTGCAATAAAGTAAAGGTACTATGTGCTAAAATCTAATGCTTTACTGAAAATATCATAGATTTGAATAGAGTCATGTATTCAGTAATACACGGTGAACCGTACCATAAATAACGTAGATTTTTTCTTAAATAATAGATCAGAAAATATATCATAAGATAAAAAAGTAAATAGAAAAAATAAAACTGTCGTCGATCACCAATAGTGCAAAAATCCAAAAATTCGAGCAGGAACTTTTGGATTTTAATGTAAAAAACAATGGATGATATCCCAATGGGATCATCCATTGTTTTTCAATTAGTTAGCTGCATTTATATTTACATAACCTACAGGCTGTTGTTCACTATTTTCCATAGTTTTAGATTGAGGAGATGAAATTTTAAGAGAAATAATAGCACCTAATAAACTTAGTATTGCAGAAACAATATAGCTATAGGTGTATGTTCCTGTTAAATCTCTAACAATACCTCCTAATAAAGGGCCAAAAACTCCACCAATTCCCCAAGCGGTTATAACTAAACCATAATTTAGACCGAAGTTTTTCATGCCGTAGTAATCGGCGGTAATTGCAGGGAAAACCGTTAGCATACCACCGAAGGTAAAGCCTACAGTAGCAATTCCTAAAGTTAGAGTAAAAGGATTAGTAAAGAAAGGCATTAACGCAAAAGCTATTACTTGAATAAAGTACATGGCTAAGAGGGAATTTTTTCGCCCTATAGAGTCTGAAATTACTCCCCAAGAAATTCTACCTAAGGCATTAAAAATAGCATAAATAATTGTAAGGGTAAAAGCTTTTTGGATACCAGCTTGCTCCAATCCGATATTTGAAAGTTGACCTATAACTAAAAGCCCA containing:
- a CDS encoding putative manganese transporter gives rise to the protein MLILRGARGKKEETPPLTTTEKITSKFVNYGFWFLISFGLILGILNMMQIDINELFIPNLGLIIGVTGTALSLFIVIKGKRFLRDDTLESEKDKIQSLKKTFIQNSLETSFVIMWVLFGYLAYELLTFGVGGGDHLAGQIIIENWLLATGIISIIIGVTVGIIPGCGPQIVFVTLYINGLVPFSALLANAISQDGDALFPLIAIDRRSALWATIINKFPALTFALIMYWFEIKYNLFSFLR
- a CDS encoding GNAT family N-acetyltransferase, whose translation is MRIEKDNIVIRSATVDDAIHLNKWWNDGKVMEHAGFPNGLGESLEDTIENIKSRNDELRQLCIIEIDGKAVGELSYRIKGDTAYPGWKICDFNYQNKGYGPKIIMMLFEFLFTDETINSKCPIERIAWDTMLENKRAQYVYENRIGARRVGIRKDCWKDQTGKLRTAVDYEINKEDFFSARK